In Thermorudis peleae, a genomic segment contains:
- the secD gene encoding protein translocase subunit SecD, which yields MRIKPWHTLIVILVLALVAVWIDLPGDRLDPFGWKKNITVHQGLDLQGGIQIVLQARPPAGVQVTNEVLQGTRDTIERRVNGLGVSEPVVQTRGNNQILVELPGYKDPEHAVQVLQRTALLEIIDPQGQYLPVGTVVNTSLGPAKDVLGDTPEAETANQRPTYQTIVTGADLKDAFPTTDNVGALVVGFQLKSDAADKFYQYTSTHIGQPMSIVVDKRVIETATIQNAIRDQGIITGLSAQGVNDLVLQLKSGALAVPLEVVQSRTVGPTLGQDSIHKSIIAGLVGLGLVAFFMIAYYRLPGVISVIALLLYTAFVFALFKAIPVVLTLPGIAGFILSIGMAVDANVLIFARLKEELRLGHTVARAIEAGFDHAWPSIRDSNVSTMITCAILFWFGRYVGATIIQGFALTLFIGVAVSMFTAIVVSRTLLRVLLPLRIIHNPWWYGIERARAQTAPATGD from the coding sequence ATGCGGATCAAACCCTGGCATACTTTGATCGTCATTTTGGTGCTGGCACTTGTCGCGGTCTGGATCGACCTTCCAGGCGATCGCCTGGATCCCTTCGGCTGGAAGAAAAACATTACCGTTCACCAGGGACTTGACCTCCAGGGGGGAATTCAAATCGTGCTCCAAGCACGCCCCCCAGCAGGCGTCCAAGTTACCAATGAGGTGTTGCAAGGTACCCGTGACACCATTGAGCGCCGTGTCAACGGCCTGGGGGTGAGTGAACCAGTCGTCCAGACACGCGGCAACAATCAGATTCTCGTCGAGCTACCGGGGTATAAGGATCCCGAACACGCAGTGCAGGTGCTGCAGCGCACAGCACTGCTGGAGATTATTGATCCGCAAGGGCAGTATCTCCCCGTCGGGACGGTGGTCAACACCTCACTTGGCCCTGCCAAGGATGTTCTCGGTGACACGCCCGAAGCAGAAACAGCAAACCAGCGCCCCACGTATCAGACCATCGTGACGGGCGCTGACCTCAAAGACGCATTCCCGACCACGGACAACGTCGGAGCCCTTGTCGTCGGGTTCCAGCTCAAGTCCGATGCAGCGGACAAGTTCTACCAGTACACCAGCACGCACATCGGCCAGCCGATGTCGATTGTCGTCGACAAGCGGGTCATTGAGACCGCCACGATCCAGAATGCAATCCGTGATCAAGGCATCATTACCGGCCTCAGTGCCCAGGGCGTCAACGACCTAGTGCTGCAACTCAAGTCCGGTGCGCTGGCTGTCCCGCTTGAGGTTGTGCAGAGCCGCACGGTTGGCCCAACACTTGGGCAAGACTCCATTCACAAGAGCATTATCGCTGGTCTGGTCGGCCTTGGACTCGTCGCTTTCTTCATGATTGCCTACTACCGCCTTCCCGGCGTGATTTCGGTGATCGCCCTCTTGCTCTATACGGCGTTCGTCTTCGCGCTGTTTAAGGCCATCCCCGTTGTGTTGACGCTTCCAGGGATTGCAGGATTCATCCTCTCCATCGGCATGGCGGTTGACGCAAACGTGCTTATCTTTGCCCGCCTCAAAGAAGAACTTCGCTTAGGGCATACAGTCGCTCGAGCAATTGAAGCAGGGTTTGACCACGCGTGGCCGTCAATCCGCGACTCCAATGTCTCGACGATGATTACCTGCGCCATTCTTTTCTGGTTTGGCCGATACGTTGGCGCGACAATCATCCAAGGATTCGCGCTTACGCTCTTCATCGGTGTCGCGGTGAGCATGTTTACGGCAATCGTCGTGAGTCGCACGCTCCTTCGTGTCCTGTTGCCACTCCGGATCATCCACAACCCCTGGTGGTACGGGATCGAACGGGCACGAGCACAAACTGCTCCAGCGACAGGAGACTAA
- the nadD gene encoding nicotinate-nucleotide adenylyltransferase encodes MGRLGIFGGTFDPVHHGHLIIAEAFREHLQLSAVLFLPAHTPPHKQGRPITPLQHRLAMLQLALLDEPAFAISYVDAQRAGPSYTADSLALLRQQYPEDELYFLMGQDSLAGLPTWHEPQRVAEQAFLAVAMRPGVSVDLDALYQAVPAARGRVILVSVPLIQIASSDIRQRVAEGRSIRYFVPPAVEAYIVHHGLYRTAANEQQSVAHPDVVSLPHV; translated from the coding sequence GTGGGGCGGCTGGGTATCTTTGGTGGGACATTTGACCCAGTACACCACGGACACTTAATTATCGCTGAGGCATTTCGCGAGCACTTGCAGCTTAGCGCTGTGCTCTTCTTGCCTGCCCATACGCCACCACATAAACAGGGACGGCCGATTACACCACTTCAGCACCGGCTTGCAATGCTCCAGCTTGCGCTGCTTGATGAGCCAGCCTTTGCGATTTCCTATGTCGATGCCCAGCGAGCCGGCCCTTCCTATACCGCCGATAGTTTGGCCCTGCTGCGTCAGCAATATCCAGAAGATGAGCTCTACTTCCTGATGGGACAGGATTCCCTAGCTGGGCTACCCACCTGGCACGAACCTCAGCGCGTTGCCGAGCAGGCGTTTCTTGCAGTAGCCATGCGACCTGGCGTTTCCGTCGATCTCGACGCGCTCTACCAAGCGGTGCCAGCAGCACGCGGACGTGTCATCCTCGTTTCTGTGCCCCTCATTCAAATCGCGTCAAGCGATATCCGGCAACGCGTTGCCGAAGGGCGCAGCATCCGGTACTTCGTCCCACCAGCGGTCGAAGCGTATATCGTCCACCACGGCCTCTACCGGACAGCTGCAAACGAACAGCAGAGCGTGGCGCATCCCGATGTTGTCTCGCTGCCCCATGTATAA